The Halococcus hamelinensis 100A6 nucleotide sequence TAGACCAGGTATGCGCTCACGAATTCGCTCTTGGACCGCCTCTGAGATCCCTGCAAGATGAATGTCGACCCCTCTCTCGGCAGCGCGCTCGAGATGGTCGAGGTGGGTGTCGGTGAGCAACTCGTCGACAGTCATGTAGACGAGTTCGTCCTCGGTTTCGTCGATGAACTCCAACATACGACTCGTAATTGCCTCGGGACCAGTGGTGGTCCAGACGCCGAGTCCTTCGCGTTGTGGCTGAGCAGGTTCGAGCTCCTCTAATGCGCGTTCGAAGCGAGTGAGGAGGTTCTCATAGTCCAAACTCAGGGTTCGAAGGGCGGTCTCGTGGGAAACCGTCGTGAACGTCTGTGGTGTCGCGTGCTGAACATCGACGAGGCCGCGGTCGTGCAAGGTTTCGACGGCGTCGTAGACACGCGTTCGGGGGACGTGACCGATATCGGCGACGTCTTTGGCGGTCCCCCTTCCAAGTTGAATGAGAGCGACGAACGTGTCCGCTTCGTATTCAGAGAGACCGAGCTGTTCGAGCTTCGCGACAGCTCTCTCACGTGGATCGACTGAATCAGTCATCAAAAATCTCTGATATAAGATTCATTTGAAGGGGAGCAAGCTGTCTCATCGTCGTTCAGCAACGAGAGTAGAGAACAGTGCCTCCCAACACGAATGACAGAGACCACTCTCAATGCGACGGTTTCTCGCCACGTCACTTTCGTCCTGAAGAACGATATTGTGGCGTGCATACGGACTCTCGGTAAGTTGTCCCCGGCAAAGTGGACATGTGGTTGCAGAAGCGGTTCCCTCGCGTATTGGGTTTGTTGAACTGTCTGCCATGTGCATTCGATCCTTTTGTTGGTCGTCTCTTCGGGCCGACGACTAGAGTAGTATCTCGGTCACTATAGGTGTGTTGTGAGAATGTGAGTGAACGCAATCAAATACCGAAGGCGAACAATGAACAGCTGAAAATGATGATCGATATTCGGTATCACTTA carries:
- a CDS encoding TrmB family transcriptional regulator, whose protein sequence is MTDSVDPRERAVAKLEQLGLSEYEADTFVALIQLGRGTAKDVADIGHVPRTRVYDAVETLHDRGLVDVQHATPQTFTTVSHETALRTLSLDYENLLTRFERALEELEPAQPQREGLGVWTTTGPEAITSRMLEFIDETEDELVYMTVDELLTDTHLDHLERAAERGVDIHLAGISEAVQERIRERIPGLTVFETLWDWEKVSAGSVLLTDEQTALVSVLLPESGTSNGTEETAIWGSGEHNSLVVVLRAIFT